The sequence TTAATAAATACCATGGCCGTTCACACATAAAATACAAGAATGGGCCTAGTTCACTCCTTCACATAGCATCATAGTTTCCAAATACCCAtagtaaacagacacacacgcacacacacacacacacacacacacaccacaagcatACAGCGGACAAATACAAACAGCGCCGCATAAAAATGTTTCAGCCATTTCTAGCTCTGTGCATGATCTCCTAAAGAATAGGATGTATGTTGGTATTGCGTCTGTCAGCGTAAAAGTCCACTCCATCCTTCAGAGTCACTTCAGCGGTTGATTGTATTCATGGATGGCTTGTAGTTAGTCCAGACCCTTCCCATCCTCATGAGGACATAATAGCGGCATAATGATGAGTAATGAGGTTCTATTAAATAGGTGAATAGCTACGGATTGTTCAGACAAAGCAGGtagatgttgatgttgatgttgaaaaAACCCAAATTCCTCCTCTGTGTGATTTTCACTGTAGAACTGTTTGAGagcagaagaaagagagagggctaGAGATAGATATAGCTGCATGAGAAGGATAGAATATTCTGACAGAGAGGATGCTGAAAACTAATGGATGTGCTATGCTACTCACTTGATATTCACACAAATAAGCATGCTTCCCAACATATAGATGCACATATTCACATCATGTATATTCATAAGAAAAATAAGAAGGCCTCTGCACAGTCCAGAAATAGTAGGAAATAGAACCTCAGTCCTATTTGGTATTGGTGCGAGAGAGCTTGTGCTTTGTAAATTAGGTTTGAGTAGGtccttttttcaaaataaaaaaggtAAAAATTAAATAATTTATGTTTATAGTTACATCTAAAGAATATCTATAGGTTGACAGCCATGTGAATATATTACACATCAATGTTGACAGTCATTTGGATATATTACAGATTGCAATGACAAATGCCCTATCAGTCAAAACATCCATtcttatattcacacacacacacacacacacacacacacacacacacacacacacacacacacacacacacacacacacacacacacacacacacacacacacacttacaggcattaaataaatgtaaaaatatgcacacacagtaaagaCTCTCAAGGTCCTAATCACTGTTGCATAAGAGAGCATGAATCCACGTCTTCGGTCGAGTCCACCGGAGTCTATCTGAGTCAGAGTACAGAAATATATTCTAAGAAACAACAAGTAGGCCCCTTAGAGGATCCATATGGGGGACCGGgattgaaggtgtgtgtgtatgtgattgagGGGTTGGGAGTTAGGGGACTAAGAGAAATGATGTCCACAGAGAGTGGGAGGGGGGTGCTGGCTGCACAAGGGCAGGGTACTGTCCTGGTTCTGCCcctccatgtccatgtccaGGAGCGTCTGTTGCGCAGCGCACACACTGCTGTCTCCAGAGCCCAAGAGGCTGTCGCTGCTGCTGCCAGGCGACAGGCTCAGTGTCCGCGAGAAGGACGCCAGCTTCCAGGGGTCCTGGCGGGGCCGAGACGACGGCCGGGGACGGGGCACGAACTCCAGCGTGGTGGGCCTCTCCAGGGTGGGCGTGCCGGACAGGCtctcgtggtggtggtggtggtggtggactgCCGCTgccggcggaggaggaggaggaggcgctaGAGTCAGAGGCTTGCGACGAGGCACTGACGGGAATAGGCTGGAGGGGTCGGGTAAATGGGGCATCTTGAAAGTGCCACGGGGTccttggaaaacaaaacaaacataattatGAACTAAAATTTAGTTATAGTCAAATGATTTATGAAGAAAAGACAATATTATGTAGCCTGGTTTCACCAGACTCACTACTTCATTTCACTTTATGAAGATCTGTCAGTCTGGGTACTCACAATTGAAAAATGTTTCCAACCCTAACAACATAGTGGGCATAGACTAGGTAAACTTTAAAATTTTGTCCAGCCTAACCAGTCACATTGATTAGTGATTCCTAATGTTGCTTTCTACTTCGCCTTACCTTTACAAACTAATAATAAACTGCTTCTGCAGTCATGTATTTACCTTTGCTGTATAAATTTACACATTCTTCCGACTGCATTTTTCTGATGTTTGCAGGCATTGCTACTACCATTTATCACAGCCATTTTCGACTTCGAAACTAACGTCATCCCTtctcgtcgctgattggcctgCCATTCTGGTGGCTGAGGAAAATGTAAATGCATTGTGAGgagccagactagtatctcagtGAGATGAAAATAAGTGGAGATACTAGGCGGGCAGGGCCAGGTTAGAAATTGTGGCCAGTTTGCTTTTCATTTGCAACTGAAAACTGATTAATTTTGTCCTTCAAATTAGATATACACATTTTTATGTACATACAGTAAATGTACAAATGTGTATATAAATGTATGTTAAATAATTAAATGTATACCAATATTCCTTATTTGTTCATTTTCAATCTTAAGTACAACTCCGGTCTAAGAACAATCTAGGGTATTTTTGGATGATTTTTGGAAGTGTTAACGAGTGATAACTTTCATCGGGGACCATAACAACGTAACGTAATGACTAGAAGAAGAATTTAGATAATGCACTGACTGCACAGTGCACATCAAATGTGTGATGATTTGAGCCTAGGTAATGGCTTAAAAGGGTGATTTATTGTGATGTAACGAAGCTGCCCCAAAAGGCTATGCTACTATATATGCTATTAAGTTGTACATGCATATTTCAGCATTACTCAAAACTGCATCTATTCGTGACGCTTTGGTCCCCACGAAACGAGTGTAAACTTTCGTTGAGGACCAAAACATAGACTctaggccagtggttttcaaagtgggggccgcgagggggtgccggGGGGGGCTCACCAAGTTGgatggaaaaataaaagcaacaaataaatacatttgaataaTTTAAAATGTACCTATTACTAtaagggttgttatacaatatcattataataatgtgatgcatatacagtatgaacattatatttcccatgataatgactgggaataatagtaaagTGATAGCTAgaagaaagccccaaatacaatttttacacactgtatgctccatcgcgaagtgcttgtggctaaaataattaatgtatttttacatttaccatagtattgtcgatgggtttaataacacatcaagggggtccttggccagaacctagtggtatttggggggccttgtcgtggaaaagtttgggaacccctgctctaGGTTGTTCTTAGACCGGAGTTGGCCTTTAAGAACACAGTGGGACACGGTCAGTAGGGACACTGGAAGGTCAGTGGAAGGTCAGTGGAAGGCCTCACCTGTGTGTGATGCGGTGATCAGTGCTTGCGTGGGGGGAATGGACACACTGCCGTCAGATGGAGTGCGCCGATGAAGCACCACAGGCGGAACCCTCGGCCCGATGGCACTGTCCGATGGCGTGCGGCGGTGCTTGCGGTTCAGGGTCATGGCGGCCGACACGTGAGTGGGCGTGAGCGACTGATTGGGCTCGCGCTTGAAGCTCTCGGCCCGCAGGTCCAGCAGGGGGTTGAGTGTCGGCGTGGGCGAGACCACGGGCAGGGCCGGCGAGGGCAGCAGGTGGTCGTCGGGGTCAGAGGGCAGAAGGGATTTGGTGGAGTTGCAGTCGGACagcgaggagagggagaggagggtgaCGGAGGGCGAGGGGTCCAGGCAGGCCAGGGCCGAGTCGTGGTGATGGCTTTGAGAGAGGGACAGCGAGAGCGTGTGGCTGGGCGGGGACGTGCTACGGCGGAAGCGGCTGGTGCGCTGGAACAGaccctccttcttcttctcacGGGCCTCCTGCTCATCCTGACTCACCTACAGGAGACACAAATAAAACGTAAGTATGTAACTAATATGCCTATTTGCATTGTGGGGTTGTGGCAGTCTAGTGGAACTAGGGATCTGGGAATCCAAATGGAACACCAGCAGGCTGTGAGTTCTGCCAGCATGGTGCCCCTTAGCAGAGCACTCAACCCTGTGTTGCTCCAGAGGACTGTAGTTAGTTCACTGTTAATCACGCTGGATAAAAGGGTCTGTTAATGACATGTGATACAAATGTGTTGTAACATGATGGTTTCTATAAAGGGCATCTGATTTgctattgacacacacacacacacacacacaccagccctcaaCTCACCTGCAGACGTCCCAGCTGCAGGAGGTCCTGTCCCAGAGCCACGGAGGCCAGCACCGAGGCacagcccagcagcagcaggttgCTGTTTTTGTGGTGTCTGCAGCGCTGGACAGAGCCCTGGGCCCCGGTGGCCGAGGCTGTGGAGCCGTTACTGCTGGCCTCCAGATGCAGCTGAGACGGAGAGGTGTCCTCGCAGTTTTCCTCTGTCAGCAAGAGATGGATTCATTAGCCATCTTAATTAGAAGGACGAAGTTACACCTTATCTAAACAAACGTAAAGCTACCAATTTAATAATAGTACAAGCACCCCAGTAAAGGAGGTAAAAATTATAATGTGTACTATATTCAGCTataaaataatgaaaacattaacaatccatttttgttgttgttttgaatCCATTCATGACAACACATGAGGGCTTAGAGGGAACAAGTCTAACCACCCACACTCATTTGAACCTCATCACCTTTTGGATCTCAGTTGGCACAAGGGCCGGCCCTAGGCATAGGCGGTATAGGCAAATGCTAAGGGTACTCCATCCACGGGGGGCACCCTAAATGACAGGGACGTTTTTTTACGTACTTTTTCTTTACTtgttacaatacaatacaatactacAATACAATAACCAAGGGGGAGGGCGGCACCAAAGTAAAATATTGCCTAGGGCTCCAGTGCAGTCAGGGCTGGCTCTGGTTGGCACTCAAAGCAAAGCGAGTGATCACagccacacagccacacagactCACCCATTTCATTTAAGCTGGAAAAACCAGCTGTCATGGGAATGTGCTTTGGGGATTTCCCAAGATTTGGGGCACTGGAGGACCATGTCTTGCATCCCTCGCCAAGGGACTTCAATctaagagaagaaaagaaaaagaaaatatctTTTAATTATCTAGACATTGCTATGGCATGAATGGAGATAAATATTATCACAGTGTCAACATCACTGACAAGTATGTTTACTTAATAGCACTCTTAAAGCAAATATTGCAGACATCACAAGTGGATTCAAACAAGTAGAAGTTACATAACTGTCAGGATTACTTCATGGCTCCTGCCCATCCAGCATAAACAAAAaatgcttttttaaaaaaaatatatatatttgagtTCAACAGCCGATTAAATTGCACTAATGTTAAATAACTAAAGAGGCAAGATATATTTGCAAATCTAATACAACGAGCAAGATCCTAAGTTCAAACCTCCGTGTATCACCTCAATGCTCCCACACACCACATAATAGCTTTAGTTAATGCACGAGACACTTTGCACATTGAGTGTCTTTGCTCTTTGCCAatcattcaaattagggcccCCTGTCTTTTTATGCTCCTCCGAACCACAATGTTTGTTTCTCatttacagacatttacatttgcAAGGACTGGCTGTCAAACTGCTTTTGACACCAAACACGGAACAAACAGCTAGACGACTGTGAGACGGAATTAGctgtcttttaattattctaccttgtgtgttttatgttttctttttaattattcttcattttttaattattctaccttgtgtgttttatgttttcttttttgctgatttaaactattctttgacaaTTGCCCTTCTATCTttttatttgctattactgtttgcttttgtttatgtaaagcacattgaatgacctctgtgtatgataTGTACTATATAAatagacttgacttgacttgatttgacTTGCTGAATTTGACAAACGTATGGGATCAGAATCTGTGAACTGTGCCTTTACAATGAGCCTCAGTTGAACTGCAGACTCTGTAACAGTAAGTGGCAGACAGGGAAGGGGACTGGTTTTATACACCTATAAATTATTAAAGGCTGTAGGAAGTAGTCCTCTGTATTCCATCAGGAGGAACTGATAGTAGCTATTAGCAACCACCCACAGCCCATTTGTTGGTCCATCACACTCTCACTCCTGAAAGAATAGGAGTCTGAATAGGAGACCACACTCTACAAGGTACAAGCTTTTATCAGCAGTGTTTTGTTCTGGCTTACTCATATGTCCAGTGAGCTAATGCAGAATTTAGCCAAACAGAAAACATGCTGAATGGATGGGAAATAGATGACAACCCCACGGATCCCAGCCCCTGCGtctgtttagatagatagatagatagatagatagatagatagatagatacttttattCATCCCCGCAGAGGAAATTCAGAtgtacagcagcagcagcagtgtgttgTCTACCAACAAGCATTCTCACTGCAATACACTCATAAAAACCCTGACAACAAcagttaataaaataaaaagagacACAAAAAGAGCTACTATCATTAGTAGTAAATAATTAATGCACTTCAAACAGGTCCGTTGTGCAGTCTTATGGCGGCCGGAACAAATGACCTCCTGAACCTCTCAGTCCTGCAGCTCATGGAGAGGAGTCAGTCACTGCGGCTGctttgctgggcaaccacagtGTCATGCAGCGAAGGGGTAAGTGTGGTATGCTCTACCTGTCCTCCCCTCCGACTCTCTCCTTCTGATGGGTCGAGCTGGGGCCCCAGGTCCGGCCCTTCTTCTTGCTGTTCACCACCTCCTCCTTGCACACAGTCGTGCGGCCCCAGGTCTTCCTGCCATCGCAGGGGGTCACTGGGAGGGAGCCAAACAAAAGCCACAGCACATTTAATacagaacacaacacactgtTGCAGTCGCAATCTCCCGCTAACAGAAGCGAACACTGATGCAGCACACGTTTTCATATTACATGATGGCTGGTTGTGCTGCCAGCAGAGGGGGCTAGTGACCCTGTGTTGCCAAGGTGATAAAATAACAAGAGCATGAATACAGATTAGTGGCATACATTTCAGATAGACTGACAGGCCTAAATTAATAAACTACCCTCAATTATACCTATTTGGCCTTGAGCTCAAACAATACTAGAGAAAATGTAGTCTGATTTGTTGAATCATGCTGACCTAATACGTAAGGAGAATTTTTATCTAGAAAATGCAACCCTCTTCGCTGAAAATCTGTGCTTTCTGTGCTGTTTTTTAATCGATTGTCATATTAAATTCACATGACATtcacagacatcccaacctgcaaaaagtaatttcagggaggtatcacAAAGCCCTCCccaaaaaaagaataaataaataaataaataataataataataaaaactttagcctacttacatactgaaatacagattaatatgtttgttcaataatgtctagtcagcacaccaaataaggaaggcctatagatagaaattgtgaaaataaaatatgtagattttggtagtttggtcttttcatgtagccttggcaactagccatctagtataggcctgaataatatgcacatgaattgacactagttaaactcacctcaacgtgttttttgcaatcatttaacccgccatgggcaatgctaaagtcactgttacaaacagtgcagcgtgcaagactaggcctatcattcttttttactcttatgattatgagacaagggtacactttgaaatgggtcttacattttccttttttgggggCACTGATTctaccatgacgctcctgttcttagatacactgaactgattaagtttgggggaaaaaaagagataaaaagctcgcctacactgaaaactgattagttgatttagcgaaacagtccaatcaggatgctctctgtcttggatgcgctcaggcacacacgccacaccactctctctcccccctgtcgTGTGCgtgctacactcagatgcacacgcgattttAAGTCTCGTCCTGTGTGATCGCTCGCTCTAGatcgggagattttatctaatttgcgggcgtcagggagccgctatcaacattcgggagactcccggaacttccgggagacttgggatgtctgcattCACGTTGCCCAGTGTGAGGGGCAGCACTCACAGCGAATAGCCCTGAGGCGAGGGATGACTCCTGGGCTGGCTGGAGGAGTGGTGGTCTCAGCTTTCCCCTGCGCTTTTCTCTTGTCCACACTCGGCGAGGCCTGCACAGTGATCTTGTGCTCGAAACCTGTTGGAAGAGGGTTCAACATTCAGTAGAGTCCCATCGATGCATACATATAACCAAAATAAACCAATGTGTGCATCTCAACTGATCAGGAGGCCTAATTTGATGGAATTAATCTGACTTTAGTTTGACATCTCAACTCAGTACGTATCTGTTCTAACATCTAACATATTACATACTTCAGCACGGCCCTAGATATAGATGCATGGCCCTTGTGGGTTAAAATTAAATCCCATTTCGACCCACCAGAGGGCAAGCTGATGCTGTTGCTGTCTCGGCCCAGCTTGAGCAGGCGGCTCTTCTTGAAGTGGCCCTTGCGCTTCTTGACGTGTGGCTTCTCCTGGTACACCTGGTGGATGATGATGTTCAGCTCCCTCTCCACGATGTCGATCTCGCGCTCGGCCagctcctgctctctcttccgGAG is a genomic window of Alosa sapidissima isolate fAloSap1 chromosome 15, fAloSap1.pri, whole genome shotgun sequence containing:
- the map3k10 gene encoding mitogen-activated protein kinase kinase kinase 10 — translated: MEPHTRLSSSGDAATLPCASCGGCYHPPTSSSSNSSGPPNMTEPPGFGDTENGNSWNSSRMSSCSSPDSHVHPPPGERAPFWTAVFDYEATADEELTLHRGDLLEVLSKDAKVSGDEGWWTGKIQDKVGIFPSNYVTRRSTSYPKLPPEHMLVCGECPLEIDFAELSLEEVIGAGGFGKVYKGMWRGEEVAVKAARQDPDEDISVTAESVRQEARLFWMLRHPNIISLRGVCLREPNLCLVMEYARGGGLNRALAGKKVPPRVLVNWAVQIATGMDYLHNHTIVPVIHRDLKSSNILILEPVERDNVWGRTLKITDFGLAREWHRTTKMSAAGTYAWMAPEVIKLSLFSKSSDVWSFGVLLWELLTGEVPYREIDALAVAYGVAMNKLTLPIPSTCPEAFAHLLEECWSHNPHSRPSFGSILKRLLAIEQSAMFQMPLESFHSLQEDWRLEIQQMFDELRAKEKELRSWEEALARAAEEQREQEEQLRKREQELAEREIDIVERELNIIIHQVYQEKPHVKKRKGHFKKSRLLKLGRDSNSISLPSGFEHKITVQASPSVDKRKAQGKAETTTPPASPGVIPRLRAIRLTPCDGRKTWGRTTVCKEEVVNSKKKGRTWGPSSTHQKERVGGEDRLKSLGEGCKTWSSSAPNLGKSPKHIPMTAGFSSLNEMEENCEDTSPSQLHLEASSNGSTASATGAQGSVQRCRHHKNSNLLLLGCASVLASVALGQDLLQLGRLQVSQDEQEAREKKKEGLFQRTSRFRRSTSPPSHTLSLSLSQSHHHDSALACLDPSPSVTLLSLSSLSDCNSTKSLLPSDPDDHLLPSPALPVVSPTPTLNPLLDLRAESFKREPNQSLTPTHVSAAMTLNRKHRRTPSDSAIGPRVPPVVLHRRTPSDGSVSIPPTQALITASHTGPRGTFKMPHLPDPSSLFPSVPRRKPLTLAPPPPPPPAAAVHHHHHHHESLSGTPTLERPTTLEFVPRPRPSSRPRQDPWKLASFSRTLSLSPGSSSDSLLGSGDSSVCAAQQTLLDMDMEGQNQDSTLPLCSQHPPPTLCGHHFS